The Plantactinospora sp. KBS50 sequence GCACCACAAGCGGCCAACCCAGCCAGGTGTTCTGCTCGGTGACCCCGATCGTCTTCTCCACCGCCGGGCTGCCGGCCAGGGTGTCCCTGGAGTAGGTGACGAAGGCCGCGAGGTCCTCACCCCAGTTGTGGAACACGCCGCCCTGCAGGCCGCGGTAGGACTGCGGCCCGTTGAACTGGAACCAGATCGGGTAGCCGGCCAACAGCAGCGTGACCCCGCCGGCCAGGCCGATGCCGAGGGCGAACGGGACCAGCCGGGACCGCACGACGGCCGGGCGGAACACCGCGTACGCGGCCAGCGCCACGACGCAGGCCAGCGCCGTGAGCAGCAACATCTCCTCGTTCAGGAAGATCTGGTACGTCACCAGGAGGCCCAGCAGCAGGCCGTCCCGGCGCCACCGGCGACCCGGGGTGCCCAGCCGGAACACCTGCCCCACGATGAGCGGGAGCAGGAAGTTCGAGGCGAAGTTGGGCTGCCCGTTGGCGTGGTGCATGACCCCCGGCGCGAAGCCCAGGAACGCGCCGCCCAGCACCGCGGCACCGCGCGAGCGGACCAGATCCCGGCGCAGCACCCAGTAGGCCGTGGCCGCCGTCGCGGCCAGGGCCAGGCCCAGGTAGAGCGCGTACGACACCTGCGGGCCGAACAGCATCGTGATGGGCGACATCGGCAGCGTGACGCCCAGCATCGAGGTGTTGGCCATCATGTTCACCCCGTCCGGGGCGTTCTGCCGGGTCGAGAAGAGCGGGTTGCTCAGGTGGCGCACCGAGTAGGCGCCGTGCGCGAACAGCCACTCGAACCAACTGTGGTCGGTGGGCAGGTGGGAGGAGATCCGGTGCTGCACGTCCGCCCAGTAGCCGGCGCAGACGAACACGCCGAGCAGCGCGTACGCTCCGAAGACCAGCAGGTCGGCGCGGTCGGGGCGCCACGCGGAGCGCCGGGCGCCGGCCTCGGCGGCACCGGGGTGGGCGTCGGACGGGTTGTCTACCACCGGGACGGGCACGACGCGACATCGTACAGGCGCGACCGGGGTGTCCGTGGTGGCGGTTTGGCCGGCCCGGCTAATTTTGGCGGGGAACGGCGTAGGCAGGGAGGCCGCGGTGCGGGTTCTGGTGGTGGAGGACGAGCGGGCACTGGCCGATGCGATCGGCCGGGGGCTGCGCCGGCAGGGCATGGCGGTGGACATCGCGTACGACGGGGACGAGGGGCACGAGATGGCCTTCATCACCCGGTACGACGTGGTGGTGCTGGACCGCGACCTGCCCGGGCGGCACGGCGACGAGATCTGCGCCGACCTGGTCGCCTCGGGCGCGCTCACCCGGGTGCTCATGCTGACCGCCAGCGGCACGGTGGCCGACCGGGTCGAGGGGCTGCAACTGGGCGCCGACGACTACCTGCCCAAGCCGTTCGCCTTCGACGAGCTGCTCGCCCGGGTGCAGGCACTGGGTCGCCGGGCCACCCCGCCGGCGCCGCCCGTGCTGGCCGTGGCCGACCTGGTGGTCGATCCCGCGAAGCGGCTGGCCACCCGCGCCGGCGCGCCGGTGGATCTCACCCGCAAGGAGTTCGGGGTGCTGGAGGAACTGCTCAAGGCGCGGGGCGGGGTGGTGTCCAGCGAGGAACTGCTGGAGCGGGTGTGGGACGCCAACGCCGACCCGTTCACCACCACCGTCCGGGTGACGGTGATGACGCTGCGGAAGAAGCTGGGGGACCCGCCGCTGATCGAGACGGTGGTGGGCGCCGGATACCGGGTCCCGGCGGTCGCCGCCGACCGGACGCCGGCATGAGCGAGCGGCCCCGGCTGCGTCCCACGCTCCGGCTGCGGCTCACCCTGCTCAACGGGATGCTGCTGGTCGGTGCGGGCGCGATCCTGCTGGTGCTGGCCTGGGTGCTGCTGGCCGACGCGTTCCACCCGGCCGACCTGCTCCGGCCCGGCACCACGGTCGTGCTGCGGGACGGCCGGCAGTTGGACGCCGCCCAGTGGCAGCGACTGGCGACCGACGCGGCCAGCCGGGAACTGCTGACCAAGGGCCTGGTCGCGCTGCTCGCGGTGAGTCTGGTGGGGGTGGCCGGGGCGTACGCGGTGGCCGGCCGGTCGCTCCGGCCGCTGCACCAGGTGACCCAGACCGCCCGCCGGCTCGGCGAGGAAACCCTGGACCAGCGGATCCGGTACTCAGGCGCCGACGACGAGGTGGCGGAGCTGGCGGCCACCTTCGACGCGATGCTGGACCGGCTCGCCGAGGCGTTCGAGGCGCAGAAGCGGTTCGTCGCCAACGCCTCGCACGAACTGCGTACGCCGCTGGCCGTGATGCGTACCGAGGTCGACGTGACGCTGGCCGACGACGAGGCCGACGTGGCGGAGTACCGGCGGATGGCCAACGTGGTGCGCGACGCGTCCGAGCGCGCGAACGGCCTGGTCGACGCCCTGCTCGTGCTGGCCCGCAGCGAGGCCCAGGCGGGCCGGCGGCTGGGCCGCAAGGTGCCGGCGGATCTCGCGGCCGGTGCCGCAGCGGCGCTGTCGGTGGCGCGGCGGGAGATCGAACGGCTCTCCCTGGATGTCCGCAGGTCGCTGTCGGCCGCGCCGGTGGTGGGCGATCCGGGTCTGTTGGAGCGGCTGGCCGGGAACCTCGTCGAGAACGCGGTGCGGTACAACCACGGGCACGGGCGGCTGTGGGTGCGGACCGGTTCCGACGCCGAGCGGAGTTGGCTGGTCGTCGGCAACACCGGATTCGAGGTCGATCAGGCGGACGTACCGGGGCTGTTCGAGCCGTTCCGCCGCGGCGGCCGGGAACGGACCGGCGCCCGCGGCTCGGGGCTGGGCCTGTCGATCGTGCGGGCGGTCTGCGAGGCGCACGGCGGGACGGTGAACGCCGTCGCGCAGCCGGGCGGCGGTCTGGAGGTGACGGTGACGCTGCCGGCGGCGGATGCCACGCCGGTGGCCATCGGGTCGGCCGCCGTCAGCATGGGGACGGTTCCCGCCGGTACGGCGCCGCCGGGCGCCACCGGCGAGGACGGGCGCTGACCCGGGTACGCCGGCCGGCCCGTCCCCACCGGTCGCCGATCATGCGCCGAGTGCCGGCGGCGCGGGCGTCATGCCACCCCGCCGGCCTCGGCGGTGCCGCTGAGAACGCAGAACTCGTTTCCCTCCGGGTCGGCCAGCACCATCCACCCGCTTCCGTTCGGGTTGCGCCGGTCGTCGACGGGGGACGCCCCCAGCTCGATCAGCCGGGCCACCTCCGCTTCACGTGAGCCCTCGACCGGACGCAGGTCGAAGTGGACCCTGTTCTTGACCTTCTTCGAGTCCGGTACCTCGATGAAAAGCAGTCGATGCGTCCGGTCCCGGGAGAGGATCATGCATTCGTCCTGACCCGGCCCGCTCGGATCATCGGGATCCTCGACGTAGTCGAGGACGGCCTGCCACCAGCGACACAGGGTGTACGCGTCGGCGCAGTCGATGCTGGTATGGGAGATGAAGGATGTCACCCGGGCATCGTCGCAGGAGCCGCCGGGACGGGTCGAGCCGACCGCGGAGGATGCGCCGGACGCCGACGGTGCGCCAGCACCTTGTCTCCGTTCTGGAGTTCCACCCGGAAGGTGGCGTTGCGAAGACACTCCACAACGGTGCCCTCAATGGTGGGGCGCCTTCGATCTCGTCGCGGATGACCCGGTCCAGCGCGCGCCGGTCTCGGCGAACAGGTGCGCAGAATGACGACGAGGGGAGCACCCGCCTCGATACAACCTGCACGGTGCTCACCTCCTCGCGCAGTGCCACGGCCGGCGGCCAGGCCATCGGCGTACCCGGCGTCCGGTCCACCGATTGACACCGCTACGGCCGGTGACCTCGCTGATAGTGACAAGCCCTTTCGCGGTCATACCTGAGAGGCATATTTATGACTCTCAGGTATGACCGCGAAAGAGGTCTTCGATCCTGGCGCGGGCCGTGGGCTACCCGCTGATCACCGCGTCCTCGGCGAGGGCGCTGGTGCGCTGCTCGATGGTGCTGCGCAGCCGGTCGGCGTCGGAGGTTGCCGCCGAGGCGTCGTAACCGTCGACGGTGGCGAGGGTGCCGGTGATCGCCTGCACCGCCTGCGCGGCCGCGCCGCTGGCGAAGAGGTCCTGGTACAGCTCGCGGTACGCGTTCTCGTAGACCTCCGTGAACGCATCGGCGGCGAGGAAACGTTCCTTGAGCTTGTTGCCGGTACGCATGCCGCCGCCGCGATCCGCGTCCTCGCCCTGCGGCCGGGTGAATCCTCCCGGCTGCTGCGCACCGTCGGGGCGTTGCATTCCCTCCGCCGCCTGCGCGTTGTCCCCCGGTGCCGCCTGCGCGTTGTCGCCCGGCGATTGCGTGTCGTCGCCCGGCGCCTGCGCGTTGTCCCCCTGGGCCGGTGCGCCGTCCGGGCGTTGCCCGCCGCCGCCGAACATGCCGCCGCCCATCGAGGTCGAGTCGTGCGGCCCCTGGCTGGCGTTGCCGCTGAACGTCAGGTTGTAGTCCCACCCGACGACCCGGAACCTCCTGTTCTCCAGGTCGTACCAGAGGTAGTAGTTGCGGCCCGGTCCGGCCATGTCGTCGAAGTTGAGCAGCAGGTTCTGCAACGCCAGATAGCGGGCGAACGACTCGACGTCAACGTGCTCGCCCAGGTGGGCGGCGAAGTCCTCGTCGGACGCCTGCTCGACCCATTTGACCAGGTCGATGACCGGTTGCAGGTCGTAGTCGCCCTTGTTGTTGATCTGTTTGAAGTCGTCGGCGTACTCGGTCTGGTCCTCGCCCTGGTAGGCGAACGTGCTGGTGCTCAGCGCCTTGTACAGCACCCCGTCGCCGATCTCGTCGGCGAAGCCGGTGTCCGGTGTCTCGATCAGCAGCCGCGCCTGGACGGGCCGGTCGTTCACCCGGAAGCCGGTGTAGGCGTACCGCTGGGCGGGCTCGGTCGTCTGCCCGATCAGCGCCAGCGACACCGCCTCGTTGAGCACGGTGCTGCCGCCGCCCATCCCGGAGATCCGCGCCGCGATCTGGCGGTGGCCCTGGTAGCGGCGCCCGTCGACGAACTCGTCGAAGCTGATCAGCCAGGGCAACTCCTCGGGCCGGGAACTGTCCAACGAGGTGCCGCCCATGCCGCCGTTCTGTGCCTGTCCGCCGTTCTGTGCCTGGCCTGCGCCGGGTTGCTGGCCGCCCTGCCGGCCCTGGCCTGCGTCGGGCGCCTGGCCGCCGTTCTGTGCCTGGTCGCCGTTCTGTGCCTGGTCGCCGCCGGGCGCCTGCCGCTGGCCTCCCGGCCCGGCCCCGCCGCCGTTGTCACCGCCACGGTCGTCACCGCCGCGGTCGCCGCCGCCGAACCGCGACCGGGTCTGCCCGTTGTGGGTGATGCCGGCCAGGGTGGAGTTGCCCTTGAGCCGGATGCCGACGTCCTTCACGAGGGTGCCGTCGACGGTGAGATCGGCGCGTACGTAGTCCTTCTCGCCGGTGGCCATGAACTCGTCCATCATCCGCTGGTACTCGGCCTCGTCGTAGCGCAGCGACACGGTGTGCGCGACCGTCGCGTCGAAGAGGTCCACGGTGCCCGCGACGTTCTCCAGGATCTGGTCGCTGGAGCCGCTGCCGCCGCTGGTGACGATCGGGCGGATCTGGACGTTGCCGGCCAGCACCACCAGGGCGACCATGCTGAGCGCGCAGACCGCGAGCAGCCGCCAGTGGTGGCGTACCCGCACCGGTATCCGGTGCCTGAGTCCGGTGGCGGGCGCCCGGGCACCACCCGCCGTGCCGCCGTCCATCAGAGGTCCGTCTGGTCGTAGCCGGTCAGCACGGTGACCCGCTGGCCGGAGGTGACCTGGTTGAGCGCGACGATCAGGTCGCCGGGTTCGCCGCCCTTCTTCAGCCGCACGGTGTACATCAGCTCGGTCAACGCCCCGCCGCGGATGGATTCCATGCTCACCAGTTCGAACTCGGTGGTGTGCCGGATCAGGATGTCCTGGATGGCGGCCGTGTGGTCACCCTCGGGCGGTACCTGGACCTTGACGACCTGGCGCTGGATGGACAGCCGGAACCAGTTGAACCGGTGCATCACGACGATCACCAGGCAGATCGCCACCGTCGCCAGGACGGCGAGCAGGTAGAACCGGGTGCCCGTGGCCATGCCGATGCCCATGACGAGGAAGATGAAGCCGACGTCCCGGGTCTCCTTGACCGCGTTGCGGAACCGGACCACCGACAGCGCGCCGACCAGTGCGAAGGCGCGGGCGATGTTGGATCCCACGACCAGCATGATCAGCGAGATGAGCATGCCGAGGATGACCAGGGTCTGCACGAAGGACTGGCTGTACGACACGTTGCGGTGCGTGGCGCGGTAGACCCAGCCGATGACCGCACTGAGCAGGAAGGACAGGGCCAGCGCGACGATGACGTCGGTGACGCTGAATGTGCCGGTGAGATCTTGCAGTTCGAAGTTCACGCCTCATGCCTTCTCGGTTGCGGCCGGGGCGGGTGCCTCGGCGGGGTCGTCAGGGATGTGGAAGATCGACCGGGGCGCCGCACCGAACGCCTCGATGCTCTGGCAGTACTTGGAGACCCGCGCGATCGACAGGTCCATGCCGGCGGCCAGGTCCGTCAGCCAGTAGGGGACGCGGTCGTTGGCCTTGAACTCCAGCACCGACAGGGACGCCGGGATGACCAGCCGGTTGTCCGCCTCGGCGGCCAGTTCGAAGTCGCGGTCGCGGCCCCGGACGCGGTGGTCGAGGGTGACGCGCAGACCGAGGTCGGTGTTCCGGCCGACGTACGCCTCCCGCTGGTAGCCGGTGGCCGCGGTGGGGCGCAGGTCGAGCCCGCTGACCAGCCCCAGCACCTCGTTGACGAACCCGGTCTGGCCGGGCAGGTGCTCGATCATCTGCCGCTGGTCGCACAACGCGCGGGCCCGCGCGTACGGCAGGGCGATGCGGCGCTTCTGGGTGACCCGGTTGACCCGCTGCTTGATCTCGACGTACACGGTCGTGCCGTCGCCGATGGTGCGGCGGTCGCCGTAGTGCCGGATCCGCAGCTTGCGCCGGAACCGTAGGCCCTCGATCTTCTCCCAGTAGAACCGCAGTCGCGCGGTGTCGTAGTAGACGCTCCAGACGCCGTACCCGCCGTCGGCCCCGTTGTGGTCGTGGTCCAGGCGGGCGCGCAGTTCGCGGCGAAGCTCCGGCAGCTTGCCGCTCGGCACCAGATACTTGATTTCGTACCGGTTGAAGGCGTGCAGCGCGCTGGGTGCCCGCAGCGCGTGACCGGCCTGGTCGTTGGGGTGATCCGCCACCGGCGGGTCACCCTCGAATCTGGTCGGTGCGGCCTCACTCATGGGCTGGTTGCGGCCGAGACGCAGTCGCATGACGCAGTTCCATCTCTTTCGGTCCGGACATCGTCCGCGGTGGTCGCGCGGTGAACGACGGATGAAGAACGAGAATCTGTCAGGTGAACGATCTTCAGCCTGAAGCCGGACATTAAGAGCCGCCGGAGTCGACTCTAAGAGTTGACTAAGAATGGGTCGTCCCGTCGGGTGGACGTCCTGACAAACCGTGGAAACGGATTACTAAGAAGGCGGTAAGAATTCCGCCGGTCACCGACATCGCCTTTCTATCGTGGTTTACATGACAACCGGTTACCGGCTGCTGGTGAGCGACGACGACCCCGCCGTGCGGCAGGCCCTGGACCGCGCGCTGCGGTTCGAGGGCTATCGTGTCGATCTTGCTGTCGACGGCACCGACGCGCTGGCCAAGGTCACCTCCGGCAAGCCGGACCTCGTCCTGCTCGACGTGATGATGCCGGGCCTCAACGGGCTGGACGCCTGCCGGAACATGCGTGCCGCCGGCGACCACACCCCGGTGCTGATGCTCACCGCGCGGGACGCGCTGGCCGACCGGGTGGCCGGACTCGACGCCGGCGCCGACGACTACCTCGTCAAACCGTTCGCGTTGCAGGAACTCCTGGCCCGCGTCCGGGCGCTGCTGCGGCGCGCCGGGCCGCCACCCGGGCAGGCGGACGTCCTGCGCGCCGGTGATCTGGTCCTGGACCGGCGGGCGCGCCAGGTCCGCCGCGGCGCCGAGCCGATCGACCTGACCAGGACCGAGTTCAACCTGTTGCAGACCCTGATGGAACACCAGGGTCAGGTCCTCACCAGGGGCCAGTTGTTCGAGCACGTCTGGGGCTTCGACCTGGACCAGTCCTCCAACAGCCTCGACGTGTACGTCGGCTACCTGCGGCGCAAGCTGGAGACGGGTGAGCGCCCGCGCATCGTGCACACCGTGCGCGGCGTCGGATTCGTCCTGCGGACGTCATGACCCGCCATCCGTCGATCCGCCGCCGGCTGACCCTGATCGCCGCCGCGGCCGTCACCGTCGTCGCGGTCCTGGTCGGCCTGCTGGCCTGGTTCGCTCTCGACCAGACCCTGATCCGGCAGGTCGATCGGGAACTGCGGGGCATGTCGCACGGCCCGCTGCCGAACCTCACCGCCGGGGACGCGGCCACGATCCCACCGACACCGCTGGACGCCGACCAGGACGTGCGGCTGCAACTGCGCTTCCCGGACGGCGCCAGCGTCGCCGTGCCGGCCGGAACCGAGCCGCTGCCGTGGAGCGCCGCCGACCAGGCGGTCGCCACCGGAGCCCGCTCCAGCGCCTCCTACAGCATCCGCACCGACGGCGGCCACTACCGGATTCTCACCGTCCGCGGCAACCGGGGGCAGACCATCCAGTTGGCCCGCTCGCTGGCCGGCACCGACGCCACCCTGCAACGCTTCGGCGCGGTCACCGCGGCGCTGACCCTCGGCGCCGCGGGCGTCGCCGCCTTCGCCGGGCGGGTGGTGGCCGGCACAGGGCTGCGCCCGGTGCGGCGGTTCACCGCCGCCGCGAGCCGGGTCGCCGAGACCCGCGACCTGTCCAGCCCCATACCGGTGGACGGCCACGACGAGGTCGCCCAGCTCGGCCAGGCGTTCAACCACATGCTCGACCGGCTCGGCGACGCCCAGCGCCAGCAGCGGGAGCTGATCGAGGACGCCGCGCACGAACTGCGTACGCCCATGTCCAGCCTGCGGACCAACGTGGAGCTGCTCATCCGCGCCGGTGACCGGCTCGGGGACGCGGACCGGACGGCGCTGCTCAGCGACCTGGACCGGCAGAGCGTCGAACTCGCCCAACTCGTCGGCAGCCTCGTCGACCTCGCCCGGTCAAAGATCGTCGACGAGCCCGCCACGCCGGTGGAACTCACCGACCTGGCCGCCGAGGCCGTCGACCTGGCCCGCGCGCACTTCCCGCACGCCACCTACGTCCTGCACGCCCCGCGGCCGGTCACCGTCGTCGCCCGCGCCGGGGCCATCCAGCGGGCCGTGGTGAACCTGCTCGACAACGCCGCCAAGTTCAGCCCGGCCGGGCAGGCGATCGAGGTCCGCATCGCCGGCCACACCGGGGACGGCGACCGGTACGCCGAGATCAGCGTGGCCGACCGGGGACCCACCATCCCGGCCGACCAACGCAAACGGATCTTCCACCGCTTCTACCGGTTGGACGCGTCCCGGTCCGTTCCCGGCTCCGGACTCGGCCTGGCCATCGTCCAGCAGACGGCCGCGGCCCACGGCGGTACGGTCACCGTCGCCGCCCGGCCCGGCGGTGGCAATCTCTTCTCGCTGGCCATCCCGACCGGCCGCGCCGGCGGCTGACGCCGGTCGCGGGGCGACGGGGCCGTACGCGACGGGGCGCCGGGCAACGGCCCGGCGCCCCGCACGAGCCGGCTCAGGAACGCTGCTCGATCTGGCCGCGCATGTCGACGAACTCCACCTCGACGTCCTTGGCGGTCTTGAAGAACATCCCGATCAGGCCGACGCTGCCGCCGTCGGCCCAGACGCAGACACCGACGCTGACCCCGGCCGCGGCCTGCGCGTCGCCGCACTTCGCGGTCCCGCCCAGCGGTCCCGGGTCGATGCTGTGTACGCCCTCGATCGTCGGCCCGGTGTTGCCGAACTCCCGGATCGCGTCGTCGACCTGCTTGGCCTGTTCGGTCACCCGGCCCGAGGCCGCGGTCACCATCACCAGGTCGCGTTTCGCGCTGCTGCCGTAGAACTGGCCGACCGTGCCGGTGGACTGCGGCAGGGCATCCTCCATGCCGCTGCGCATGTCGTCGCTGAGCTTCTGCATCTGCGGCTCGGTCGCCTTCGGCCGGCCGTTCAGCTCATCGGGCGTCACCACCCGGGTCCGGGCGGCGGTAACCACGTCCCCGACGTCGTCCTTCACGGCGAAGTAGACCGCCGTCCCGCCGCCGGCGCAGAGCAGCACGAGGACCGCGAGGACGATCAGGACGATCAGCCCGGCCCGCGACTTCTTCTTCGGCGGCATCGCGCCGGGCATCCCGTACCCGCCGGGCGCGTCGCCGTAGGGCGCGGCGCCGTACGGCGGACCGGGCTGGGCGCCGTAGGGCTGACCGGGCTGGCCGGGCTGGCCGGGCTGGGCGGGCTGGGCGCCGTAGGGCTGCTGCCCGTACGGCTGTTGGCCGTACTGCTGGGTGGGCTGCTCGCCGTAGGGCGCGGTGGGCTGGTCGGGCGCGCCGTAGGGCTGGCCGCCGTACGGCTGCTGGCCGTACTGCTGGGTGGGCTGCTCGCCGTAGGGCGCGGTCGGCTGGTTCGGCACGCCGTAGGGCTGTTGGCCGTACTGCTGGGTCGGCTGCTCGCCGTAGGGCGCGGTGGGCTGGGTCGGCGCACCGTGCGGCGGGCCGGGCTCGCTCGGCGGGCCGTAGGGTTG is a genomic window containing:
- a CDS encoding response regulator transcription factor, with the translated sequence MRVLVVEDERALADAIGRGLRRQGMAVDIAYDGDEGHEMAFITRYDVVVLDRDLPGRHGDEICADLVASGALTRVLMLTASGTVADRVEGLQLGADDYLPKPFAFDELLARVQALGRRATPPAPPVLAVADLVVDPAKRLATRAGAPVDLTRKEFGVLEELLKARGGVVSSEELLERVWDANADPFTTTVRVTVMTLRKKLGDPPLIETVVGAGYRVPAVAADRTPA
- a CDS encoding cell wall metabolism sensor histidine kinase WalK; translation: MSERPRLRPTLRLRLTLLNGMLLVGAGAILLVLAWVLLADAFHPADLLRPGTTVVLRDGRQLDAAQWQRLATDAASRELLTKGLVALLAVSLVGVAGAYAVAGRSLRPLHQVTQTARRLGEETLDQRIRYSGADDEVAELAATFDAMLDRLAEAFEAQKRFVANASHELRTPLAVMRTEVDVTLADDEADVAEYRRMANVVRDASERANGLVDALLVLARSEAQAGRRLGRKVPADLAAGAAAALSVARREIERLSLDVRRSLSAAPVVGDPGLLERLAGNLVENAVRYNHGHGRLWVRTGSDAERSWLVVGNTGFEVDQADVPGLFEPFRRGGRERTGARGSGLGLSIVRAVCEAHGGTVNAVAQPGGGLEVTVTLPAADATPVAIGSAAVSMGTVPAGTAPPGATGEDGR
- a CDS encoding VOC family protein, with amino-acid sequence MTSFISHTSIDCADAYTLCRWWQAVLDYVEDPDDPSGPGQDECMILSRDRTHRLLFIEVPDSKKVKNRVHFDLRPVEGSREAEVARLIELGASPVDDRRNPNGSGWMVLADPEGNEFCVLSGTAEAGGVA
- a CDS encoding CotH kinase family protein, coding for MDGGTAGGARAPATGLRHRIPVRVRHHWRLLAVCALSMVALVVLAGNVQIRPIVTSGGSGSSDQILENVAGTVDLFDATVAHTVSLRYDEAEYQRMMDEFMATGEKDYVRADLTVDGTLVKDVGIRLKGNSTLAGITHNGQTRSRFGGGDRGGDDRGGDNGGGAGPGGQRQAPGGDQAQNGDQAQNGGQAPDAGQGRQGGQQPGAGQAQNGGQAQNGGMGGTSLDSSRPEELPWLISFDEFVDGRRYQGHRQIAARISGMGGGSTVLNEAVSLALIGQTTEPAQRYAYTGFRVNDRPVQARLLIETPDTGFADEIGDGVLYKALSTSTFAYQGEDQTEYADDFKQINNKGDYDLQPVIDLVKWVEQASDEDFAAHLGEHVDVESFARYLALQNLLLNFDDMAGPGRNYYLWYDLENRRFRVVGWDYNLTFSGNASQGPHDSTSMGGGMFGGGGQRPDGAPAQGDNAQAPGDDTQSPGDNAQAAPGDNAQAAEGMQRPDGAQQPGGFTRPQGEDADRGGGMRTGNKLKERFLAADAFTEVYENAYRELYQDLFASGAAAQAVQAITGTLATVDGYDASAATSDADRLRSTIEQRTSALAEDAVISG
- a CDS encoding DUF4956 domain-containing protein, producing the protein MNFELQDLTGTFSVTDVIVALALSFLLSAVIGWVYRATHRNVSYSQSFVQTLVILGMLISLIMLVVGSNIARAFALVGALSVVRFRNAVKETRDVGFIFLVMGIGMATGTRFYLLAVLATVAICLVIVVMHRFNWFRLSIQRQVVKVQVPPEGDHTAAIQDILIRHTTEFELVSMESIRGGALTELMYTVRLKKGGEPGDLIVALNQVTSGQRVTVLTGYDQTDL
- a CDS encoding polyphosphate polymerase domain-containing protein — its product is MRLRLGRNQPMSEAAPTRFEGDPPVADHPNDQAGHALRAPSALHAFNRYEIKYLVPSGKLPELRRELRARLDHDHNGADGGYGVWSVYYDTARLRFYWEKIEGLRFRRKLRIRHYGDRRTIGDGTTVYVEIKQRVNRVTQKRRIALPYARARALCDQRQMIEHLPGQTGFVNEVLGLVSGLDLRPTAATGYQREAYVGRNTDLGLRVTLDHRVRGRDRDFELAAEADNRLVIPASLSVLEFKANDRVPYWLTDLAAGMDLSIARVSKYCQSIEAFGAAPRSIFHIPDDPAEAPAPAATEKA
- a CDS encoding response regulator transcription factor; its protein translation is MTTGYRLLVSDDDPAVRQALDRALRFEGYRVDLAVDGTDALAKVTSGKPDLVLLDVMMPGLNGLDACRNMRAAGDHTPVLMLTARDALADRVAGLDAGADDYLVKPFALQELLARVRALLRRAGPPPGQADVLRAGDLVLDRRARQVRRGAEPIDLTRTEFNLLQTLMEHQGQVLTRGQLFEHVWGFDLDQSSNSLDVYVGYLRRKLETGERPRIVHTVRGVGFVLRTS
- a CDS encoding HAMP domain-containing sensor histidine kinase, which translates into the protein MTRHPSIRRRLTLIAAAAVTVVAVLVGLLAWFALDQTLIRQVDRELRGMSHGPLPNLTAGDAATIPPTPLDADQDVRLQLRFPDGASVAVPAGTEPLPWSAADQAVATGARSSASYSIRTDGGHYRILTVRGNRGQTIQLARSLAGTDATLQRFGAVTAALTLGAAGVAAFAGRVVAGTGLRPVRRFTAAASRVAETRDLSSPIPVDGHDEVAQLGQAFNHMLDRLGDAQRQQRELIEDAAHELRTPMSSLRTNVELLIRAGDRLGDADRTALLSDLDRQSVELAQLVGSLVDLARSKIVDEPATPVELTDLAAEAVDLARAHFPHATYVLHAPRPVTVVARAGAIQRAVVNLLDNAAKFSPAGQAIEVRIAGHTGDGDRYAEISVADRGPTIPADQRKRIFHRFYRLDASRSVPGSGLGLAIVQQTAAAHGGTVTVAARPGGGNLFSLAIPTGRAGG